A single Anas platyrhynchos isolate ZD024472 breed Pekin duck chromosome 17, IASCAAS_PekinDuck_T2T, whole genome shotgun sequence DNA region contains:
- the LOC113845394 gene encoding uncharacterized protein isoform X2: MEQGEGTWEDAQQSEAETLENPWRGHGMENEVEKDPHWEGPEMNMSSSGNSGGNWFWQRMDGTNDRRLQGCTGKDASVAEVLEEPNPPAESFAQEKKYFCKECGKSFRHNSNLIVHRRTHTGEKPYACCACGKPFSDRSNLAKHQRLHSGQKVFRCRDCRKTFGNNPDFLEHQKTHTGERPFKCSECGKRFWHSTKLVMHQKTHAADKIYKCPQCEKRFKDKSTLLRHEMVHTGEKPYECHECEKRFARKSDLTVHQRIHTGEKPFACAECGKSFNHKSNLFTHQRRHTGEKPFQCQECGKNFGHRTDLLVHQRTHTGEKPFRCSECGKCFKGRTTLMRHERQHTGERPYTCPECGKSFGLSADLVVHQRFHTGEKPYKCGECGNFFCNSSSLVRHQRKHTGEKPYKCHECEKSFAQSTDLLEHRTTHTGEKPYPCQQCGKCFGRKSNLIVHQRVHGLGKHRRGGKSFQVNLGRPNGPMDTAAAACSGCT, encoded by the exons ATGGAGCAAGGTGAGGGAACGTGGGAAGATGCTCAGCAAAGTGAGGCGGAGACCCTGGAAAACCCTTGGCGAG GACATGGGATGGAGAACGAGGTGGAAAAGGATCCCCATTGGGAAGGACCTGAAATGAACATGTCATCATCGGGAAACTCAGGAGGAAATTGGTTTTGGCAGAGAATGGATGGCACAAATGACcgcaggctgcagggctgcacagGGAAGGATGCAAGTGTGGCTGAAGTCCTCGAGGAACCCAACCCCCCAGCAGAAAGCTTTGCtcaagagaagaaatatttctgcaaggAGTGCGGGAAAAGCTTCAGGCACAACTCCAACCTCATCGTGCACAGGAGGACGCACACTGGAGAAAAGCCCTACGCCTGCTGCGCATGCGGGAAACCCTTCAGCGACAGGTCGAACCTCGCCAAGCACCAGAGGCTGCACAGCGGGCAGAAGGTTTTTCGGTGCCGTGATTGCAGGAAAACCTTCGGGAATAACCCTGATTTCCTCGAGCACCAGAAAACACACACGGGCGAAAGGCCGTTTAAGTGCTCCGAGTGCGGGAAAAGGTTTTGGCACAGCACCAAGCTGGTGATGCACCAGAAAACCCACGCGGCGGATAAAATCTACAAGTGCCCGCAGTGTGAAAAGCGCTTCAAGGACAAATCCACGCTCCTCAGGCACGAGATGGTGCACACTGGCGAGAAGCCGTACGAGTGTCACGAGTGCGAGAAACGATTCGCTCGGAAATCGGACCTGACCGTCCATCAGAGAATCCACACAGGGGAGAAACCCTTTGCTTGTGCCGAATGTGGGAAGAGCTTCAATCACAAATCCAACCTCTTCACCCACCAGAGGAGGCACACGGGGGAAAAACCTTTCCAGTGCCAAGAGTGCGGGAAGAATTTTGGCCACCGGACGGATCTGCTGGTCCATCAGCGGACCCACACGGGGGAGAAGCCTTTCCGCTGCTCTGAGTGTGGGAAGTGCTTCAAGGGCAGGACCACGCTCATGCGGCACGAGAGGCAGCACACGGGTGAGCGGCCCTACACGTGTCCCGAGTGCGGGAAGAGCTTTGGGCTGAGCGCGGACCTGGTGGTCCACCAGCGCTTCCATACGGGGGAAAAACCCTACAAGTGCGGCGAGTGCGGGAATTTCTTCTGCAACAGCTCGAGCCTCGTCAGGCATCAGCGGAAACACACGGGCGAGAAGCCCTACAAGTGCCATGAGTGTGAGAAGAGCTTCGCACAGAGCACGGATCTCCTCGAGCATCGGACGACCCACACTGGGGAGAAGCCCTACCCGTGCCAGCAATGCGGGAAGTGTTTTGGTAGGAAATCCAACCTCATTGTGCACCAGCGAGTGCACGGACTCGGCAAACACCGGCGGGGTGGGAAAAGCTTCCAGGTGAATCTGGGCCGCCCTAATGGGCCGATggacactgctgctgcagcgtgcTCGGGGTGCACCTAA
- the LOC113845394 gene encoding uncharacterized protein isoform X3, with translation MEEGGKLVAPGPPGRELGSTGSSQKGDRTRREDEGPHVEQEGLAEGKMGETTVIKPEGDNSGKDHGMEPRKAGNEFACCDGDGQLVVEENLYECSHCKKCFQERSELICHQRLHRGEKAFKCQECGKEFGKSSDLSSHQKSHMAEKPYQCSTCEKFFKDRSTLIRHERVHTGEKPYKCHECGKRFTRSSDIVVHQRIHTGEKPFECSECGKRFSQRSNLFTHRIVHTGEKPFECHECGKSFARRSELTIHQRTHTEEKPYQCSQCEKSFRGRYGLFRHERLHTGEKPYECSECGKSFGQSGDLITHQRFHTGEKPYQCGECGKFFCNKSSLVKHQKWHSGEKPYKCHECGKSFGQSSDLIAHQRTHTGEKPYPCAECGKRFTRKSSLLVHQRGHRGQRTGEKKYFCKECGKSFRHNSNLIVHRRTHTGEKPYACCACGKPFSDRSNLAKHQRLHSGQKVFRCRDCRKTFGNNPDFLEHQKTHTGERPFKCSECGKRFWHSTKLVMHQKTHAADKIYKCPQCEKRFKDKSTLLRHEMVHTGEKPYECHECEKRFARKSDLTVHQRIHTGEKPFACAECGKSFNHKSNLFTHQRRHTGEKPFQCQECGKNFGHRTDLLVHQRTHTGEKPFRCSECGKCFKGRTTLMRHERQHTGERPYTCPECGKSFGLSADLVVHQRFHTGEKPYKCGECGNFFCNSSSLVRHQRKHTGEKPYKCHECEKSFAQSTDLLEHRTTHTGEKPYPCQQCGKCFGRKSNLIVHQRVHGLGKHRRGGKSFQVNLGRPNGPMDTAAAACSGCT, from the exons ATGGAAGAAGGGGGAAAGCTGGTGGCACCTGGTCCTCCGGGGAGAGAgctgggcagcactgggagcAGCCAAAAAG GAGACAGGACGCGGAGGGAGGACGAAGgtccccacgtggagcaggagGGTCTGGCTGAAGGCAAAATGGGTGAAACTACGGTGATAAAACCAGAAGGGGATAACAGTGGGAAAGATCATGGGATGGAGCCAAGGAAAGCAGGGAATGAATTCGCCTGTTGTGATGGGGACGGGCAGCTCGTTGTAGAAGAAAATCTCTATGAGTGTTCGCACTGCAAGAAATGCTTCCAGGAGAGGTCGGAGCTCATCTGCCATCAGCGGCTGCACCGAGGGGAAAAGGCTTTCAAATGCCAAGAGTGCGGCAAGGAATTCGGGAAGAGCTCGGACCTGAGCTCGCATCAGAAAAGCCACATGGCGGAGAAACCCTACCAGTGCTCGACGTGCGAGAAGTTCTTCAAGGACAGGTCGACGCTCATCAGGCACGAGCGAGTGCACACCGGGGAGAAGCCCTACAAGTGCCATGAGTGCGGGAAGAGGTTCACCAGGAGCTCCGACATCGTTGTCCACCAGCGGATCCACACGGGGGAGAAGCCCTTCGAGTGCTCCGAGTGTGGCAAGAGGTTCAGCCAACGCTCCAACCTCTTCACCCACCGGATCGTGCACACCGGGGAGAAGCCGTTCGAATGCCACGAGTGCGGAAAAAGCTTCGCAAGGAGGTCGGAGCTCACCATCCACCAGCGCACGCACACCGAGGAAAAGCCCtaccagtgctcccagtgtgAGAAGTCCTTCAGGGGGAGGTACGGGCTCTTCAGGCACGAGAGGCTGCACACGGGGGAGAAACCCTATGAGTGCTCTGAGTGTGGGAAGAGCTTTGGGCAGAGCGGGGACCTTATCACGCACCAGCGCTTCCATACTGGTGAGAAGCCCTACCAGTGCGGCGAGTGCGGGAAGTTCTTCTGCAATAAATCCAGCCTCGTCAAGCACCAGAAATGGCACTCAGGGGAGAAGCCCTACAAGTGCCACGAGTGTGGGAAGAGCTTCGGGCAGAGCTCGGACCTCATCGCCCACCAGCGCACACACACGGGGGAGAAGCCCTACCCGTGCGCCGAGTGTGGGAAGAGGTTCACCAGGAAATCCAGCCTCCTCGTGCACCAGCGAGGCCACAGGGGACAGAGGACAGGAG agaagaaatatttctgcaaggAGTGCGGGAAAAGCTTCAGGCACAACTCCAACCTCATCGTGCACAGGAGGACGCACACTGGAGAAAAGCCCTACGCCTGCTGCGCATGCGGGAAACCCTTCAGCGACAGGTCGAACCTCGCCAAGCACCAGAGGCTGCACAGCGGGCAGAAGGTTTTTCGGTGCCGTGATTGCAGGAAAACCTTCGGGAATAACCCTGATTTCCTCGAGCACCAGAAAACACACACGGGCGAAAGGCCGTTTAAGTGCTCCGAGTGCGGGAAAAGGTTTTGGCACAGCACCAAGCTGGTGATGCACCAGAAAACCCACGCGGCGGATAAAATCTACAAGTGCCCGCAGTGTGAAAAGCGCTTCAAGGACAAATCCACGCTCCTCAGGCACGAGATGGTGCACACTGGCGAGAAGCCGTACGAGTGTCACGAGTGCGAGAAACGATTCGCTCGGAAATCGGACCTGACCGTCCATCAGAGAATCCACACAGGGGAGAAACCCTTTGCTTGTGCCGAATGTGGGAAGAGCTTCAATCACAAATCCAACCTCTTCACCCACCAGAGGAGGCACACGGGGGAAAAACCTTTCCAGTGCCAAGAGTGCGGGAAGAATTTTGGCCACCGGACGGATCTGCTGGTCCATCAGCGGACCCACACGGGGGAGAAGCCTTTCCGCTGCTCTGAGTGTGGGAAGTGCTTCAAGGGCAGGACCACGCTCATGCGGCACGAGAGGCAGCACACGGGTGAGCGGCCCTACACGTGTCCCGAGTGCGGGAAGAGCTTTGGGCTGAGCGCGGACCTGGTGGTCCACCAGCGCTTCCATACGGGGGAAAAACCCTACAAGTGCGGCGAGTGCGGGAATTTCTTCTGCAACAGCTCGAGCCTCGTCAGGCATCAGCGGAAACACACGGGCGAGAAGCCCTACAAGTGCCATGAGTGTGAGAAGAGCTTCGCACAGAGCACGGATCTCCTCGAGCATCGGACGACCCACACTGGGGAGAAGCCCTACCCGTGCCAGCAATGCGGGAAGTGTTTTGGTAGGAAATCCAACCTCATTGTGCACCAGCGAGTGCACGGACTCGGCAAACACCGGCGGGGTGGGAAAAGCTTCCAGGTGAATCTGGGCCGCCCTAATGGGCCGATggacactgctgctgcagcgtgcTCGGGGTGCACCTAA
- the LOC113845394 gene encoding uncharacterized protein isoform X1, with amino-acid sequence MEQGEGTWEDAQQSEAETLENPWRAGHGMENEVEKDPHWEGPEMNMSSSGNSGGNWFWQRMDGTNDRRLQGCTGKDASVAEVLEEPNPPAESFAQEKKYFCKECGKSFRHNSNLIVHRRTHTGEKPYACCACGKPFSDRSNLAKHQRLHSGQKVFRCRDCRKTFGNNPDFLEHQKTHTGERPFKCSECGKRFWHSTKLVMHQKTHAADKIYKCPQCEKRFKDKSTLLRHEMVHTGEKPYECHECEKRFARKSDLTVHQRIHTGEKPFACAECGKSFNHKSNLFTHQRRHTGEKPFQCQECGKNFGHRTDLLVHQRTHTGEKPFRCSECGKCFKGRTTLMRHERQHTGERPYTCPECGKSFGLSADLVVHQRFHTGEKPYKCGECGNFFCNSSSLVRHQRKHTGEKPYKCHECEKSFAQSTDLLEHRTTHTGEKPYPCQQCGKCFGRKSNLIVHQRVHGLGKHRRGGKSFQVNLGRPNGPMDTAAAACSGCT; translated from the exons ATGGAGCAAGGTGAGGGAACGTGGGAAGATGCTCAGCAAAGTGAGGCGGAGACCCTGGAAAACCCTTGGCGAG CAGGACATGGGATGGAGAACGAGGTGGAAAAGGATCCCCATTGGGAAGGACCTGAAATGAACATGTCATCATCGGGAAACTCAGGAGGAAATTGGTTTTGGCAGAGAATGGATGGCACAAATGACcgcaggctgcagggctgcacagGGAAGGATGCAAGTGTGGCTGAAGTCCTCGAGGAACCCAACCCCCCAGCAGAAAGCTTTGCtcaagagaagaaatatttctgcaaggAGTGCGGGAAAAGCTTCAGGCACAACTCCAACCTCATCGTGCACAGGAGGACGCACACTGGAGAAAAGCCCTACGCCTGCTGCGCATGCGGGAAACCCTTCAGCGACAGGTCGAACCTCGCCAAGCACCAGAGGCTGCACAGCGGGCAGAAGGTTTTTCGGTGCCGTGATTGCAGGAAAACCTTCGGGAATAACCCTGATTTCCTCGAGCACCAGAAAACACACACGGGCGAAAGGCCGTTTAAGTGCTCCGAGTGCGGGAAAAGGTTTTGGCACAGCACCAAGCTGGTGATGCACCAGAAAACCCACGCGGCGGATAAAATCTACAAGTGCCCGCAGTGTGAAAAGCGCTTCAAGGACAAATCCACGCTCCTCAGGCACGAGATGGTGCACACTGGCGAGAAGCCGTACGAGTGTCACGAGTGCGAGAAACGATTCGCTCGGAAATCGGACCTGACCGTCCATCAGAGAATCCACACAGGGGAGAAACCCTTTGCTTGTGCCGAATGTGGGAAGAGCTTCAATCACAAATCCAACCTCTTCACCCACCAGAGGAGGCACACGGGGGAAAAACCTTTCCAGTGCCAAGAGTGCGGGAAGAATTTTGGCCACCGGACGGATCTGCTGGTCCATCAGCGGACCCACACGGGGGAGAAGCCTTTCCGCTGCTCTGAGTGTGGGAAGTGCTTCAAGGGCAGGACCACGCTCATGCGGCACGAGAGGCAGCACACGGGTGAGCGGCCCTACACGTGTCCCGAGTGCGGGAAGAGCTTTGGGCTGAGCGCGGACCTGGTGGTCCACCAGCGCTTCCATACGGGGGAAAAACCCTACAAGTGCGGCGAGTGCGGGAATTTCTTCTGCAACAGCTCGAGCCTCGTCAGGCATCAGCGGAAACACACGGGCGAGAAGCCCTACAAGTGCCATGAGTGTGAGAAGAGCTTCGCACAGAGCACGGATCTCCTCGAGCATCGGACGACCCACACTGGGGAGAAGCCCTACCCGTGCCAGCAATGCGGGAAGTGTTTTGGTAGGAAATCCAACCTCATTGTGCACCAGCGAGTGCACGGACTCGGCAAACACCGGCGGGGTGGGAAAAGCTTCCAGGTGAATCTGGGCCGCCCTAATGGGCCGATggacactgctgctgcagcgtgcTCGGGGTGCACCTAA